The following proteins are encoded in a genomic region of Cryptomeria japonica chromosome 11, Sugi_1.0, whole genome shotgun sequence:
- the LOC131080121 gene encoding histone H3.3 produces the protein MARTKQMARKIVHKMAAKKASSGKIEAMKKKMAPLMEGLEKKFQKLKPGTVALRQISNYQKSSELVISNLTFQMVVKEIVQDFRPDFRFQSSAVLALQEAGESYIVGMFQDGNLCALHDNRVTLVPKDMQLARRLRGFIQ, from the coding sequence ATGGCCAGAACGAAGCAAATGGCCAGGAAAATAGTACACAAAATGGCCGCTAAAAAAGCTTCGTCAGGCAAAATCGAGGCGATGAAGAAGAAGATGGCTCCTTTAATGGAGGGATTAGAGAAAAAATTTCAGAAATTGAAGCCCGGAACAGTTGCCCTACGCCAAATAAGTAATTACCAGAAGTCGAGTGAATTGGTGATAAGTAATCTGACATTCCAGATGGTTGTTAAAGAGATTGTTCAAGATTTCAGACCAGATTTTCGTTTTCAAAGCTCTGCTGTTTTGGCTTTGCAGGAGGCGGGGGAGAGTTATATCGTCGGCATGTTTCAGGACGGTAACCTCTGCGCACTTCATGACAATAGGGTTACTCTTGTGCCCAAGGACATGCAACTTGCAAGAAGGTTAAGGGGCTTTATTCAATAG